Proteins co-encoded in one Ruegeria sp. HKCCD4315 genomic window:
- a CDS encoding helix-turn-helix domain-containing protein, giving the protein MQEKIDKRDRAAQFRQRLAQAMEQRDISQSALARHISVDRSTVSQLLTGHGARLPNAHVVGGCAAALGVSADWLLSLSDRPESAAELLASSLSFTEAPRALVDERIFEWHKEAAGYKVRYVPATLPDMLKTRAVLEWEYAPHLGRTADQAIGASEDRLAWMRSAQSDYEIAMPLFEIESFASATGYYSGLSAQVRLEQIDHLLTLCDQLYPRMRIYLFDAKRLYSAPVTIFGPLLCVFYAGSHYMAFRDRDRIETFTRHFDTLVREADVTARNFPNHLRQLRSRISETT; this is encoded by the coding sequence ATGCAGGAAAAAATCGACAAAAGAGATCGCGCCGCTCAGTTCCGTCAACGTCTGGCTCAGGCGATGGAGCAGCGAGACATCAGTCAAAGCGCGCTGGCACGGCACATCAGTGTTGATCGTTCGACCGTATCGCAGCTTTTGACCGGGCATGGTGCGCGTCTGCCCAACGCGCATGTGGTCGGAGGATGCGCGGCCGCACTTGGTGTTTCAGCCGATTGGTTATTGAGCCTCTCTGACAGGCCCGAAAGCGCGGCCGAGCTTCTGGCCAGCTCTCTGAGTTTCACCGAAGCCCCCCGCGCGCTGGTCGATGAACGGATCTTCGAGTGGCACAAGGAGGCCGCTGGTTACAAGGTTCGCTATGTCCCGGCGACCCTGCCCGACATGCTCAAGACCCGTGCTGTGCTGGAATGGGAATATGCCCCGCATCTGGGGCGCACGGCAGATCAGGCCATCGGCGCGTCTGAGGACAGGTTGGCCTGGATGCGCAGCGCGCAATCGGATTATGAAATCGCCATGCCGCTGTTCGAAATCGAGAGCTTTGCAAGCGCCACAGGGTATTACAGCGGCCTTAGCGCGCAGGTGCGGCTGGAACAGATCGACCACCTTCTGACACTTTGCGATCAGCTTTACCCCAGAATGCGGATCTATCTATTTGATGCCAAACGCCTCTATTCCGCGCCGGTGACGATTTTCGGCCCCCTGCTTTGCGTGTTCTACGCTGGCAGTCACTATATGGCGTTCCGCGACCGGGACCGAATCGAAACCTTTACACGTCACTTCGACACGCTGGTGCGCGAAGCTGATGTGACTGCCCGAAACTTTCCCAACCACCTGCGGCAGCTCAGATCCAGAATTTCTGAAACCACATGA
- a CDS encoding DUF2061 domain-containing protein, with translation METRRRSVVKAIVWNVMGLVTMTVVGLIATGSATVGGVVALVNTAIGLTMYVIYERVWAGISWGRNG, from the coding sequence ATGGAAACGCGGCGAAGATCTGTCGTGAAAGCAATCGTTTGGAATGTCATGGGGCTTGTCACCATGACTGTTGTGGGGCTGATTGCCACGGGCTCGGCTACTGTGGGCGGGGTTGTGGCGCTGGTGAACACCGCCATTGGCCTGACCATGTATGTGATTTACGAGCGGGTTTGGGCAGGTATCTCGTGGGGGCGCAATGGCTGA
- a CDS encoding fatty acid desaturase produces the protein MAERPTSQSPEWGTLFLIIACYGAWLAGLFWLASLSVWLAVPALAVVAALHSSLTHEALHGHPFRTKWVNEALMALPLTLFIPYNRFRDLHLAHHQDAALTDPYDDPESNYLDPKVWSTLPRGLQKLLAVNNTLLGRMVLGPAIGQVLFLRDEWRGARHWDKDILLAWALHLPGAAVVLWVVAQSSMPVWAYLISAYFGLGLLKIRTFLEHRAHEKSRARTVIIEDRGPLAFLFLNNNLHVVHHMNPNAPWYQLPQLYEDGKDRYLACNEAYVYRSYAQIFRQYLLRAKDPVPHPLWPKS, from the coding sequence ATGGCTGAGCGACCCACTTCCCAATCGCCTGAATGGGGCACATTGTTCCTGATCATTGCCTGCTATGGGGCGTGGCTTGCAGGTCTGTTTTGGTTGGCAAGCCTGTCAGTTTGGCTGGCCGTTCCAGCCCTTGCTGTTGTTGCGGCGCTGCATTCGTCGCTGACACATGAGGCCCTGCACGGGCATCCTTTCCGCACAAAATGGGTAAACGAGGCGCTGATGGCGCTGCCGCTGACGCTGTTCATCCCGTACAACCGCTTTCGGGATTTGCACCTGGCGCATCATCAGGATGCAGCGTTGACCGATCCATATGACGACCCGGAATCGAACTATTTGGATCCCAAGGTCTGGTCGACTCTTCCGCGCGGCTTACAAAAGCTGCTGGCGGTCAACAACACGCTGCTTGGGCGCATGGTCTTGGGCCCGGCTATCGGACAAGTTCTGTTTCTGCGCGACGAATGGCGAGGCGCGCGGCATTGGGACAAGGATATCCTGCTGGCTTGGGCTTTGCACCTGCCGGGTGCGGCGGTGGTGCTGTGGGTTGTTGCCCAGTCGTCTATGCCGGTTTGGGCCTATTTGATTTCTGCCTATTTCGGGCTGGGGCTGCTAAAAATACGGACCTTCCTTGAGCACCGTGCGCATGAAAAATCCCGTGCGCGTACGGTTATTATCGAAGACCGGGGCCCGCTGGCTTTTCTGTTTCTGAACAACAACCTGCACGTGGTTCATCACATGAACCCCAACGCCCCGTGGTACCAGTTGCCGCAACTGTATGAAGACGGCAAGGATAGGTATCTGGCCTGCAATGAGGCTTACGTGTACCGGTCTTACGCGCAAATTTTCCGGCAGTATCTGCTGCGCGCGAAAGACCCTGTGCCGCATCCGCTCTGGCCAAAGTCCTGA
- a CDS encoding EamA family transporter → MSLWIPVTIAAASFQTVRFMLQKSLSSVKLSAAGATFARFAYSMPLAVAGLMVALQVTGASLPPLSPLFWLYAVIGGTAQILATICVVALFKQRNFAVGITFKKTEVIQTAIVGFLVLGDRVSAGALVAILLGLAAVLLLSKTPGGDGAWWRHLTNRASQLGLGSGVLFAFSAVSYRGASLQLGEVDAWFRALVTLAAVVTFQFLSMGLWLLWRDRSELIAVWQTRSTGIFVGLTSLGGSFCWFWAFTLQNAAYVKALGQVELLLSLMASTLFFRETITRREIAGMTLLGLSILALVLAI, encoded by the coding sequence ATGAGTCTCTGGATCCCTGTCACCATCGCTGCCGCCAGTTTTCAGACGGTACGTTTCATGCTGCAAAAGTCGCTGAGCAGTGTGAAACTGTCTGCGGCTGGCGCAACGTTTGCGCGCTTTGCTTATTCCATGCCGTTGGCCGTTGCGGGTTTGATGGTCGCTTTGCAGGTAACGGGGGCAAGCCTGCCACCGCTCAGCCCTTTGTTCTGGCTATACGCGGTGATCGGCGGGACGGCGCAGATACTGGCGACGATTTGTGTTGTTGCCCTGTTCAAGCAGCGCAACTTTGCGGTGGGGATCACCTTTAAGAAAACCGAAGTGATTCAAACCGCGATTGTCGGCTTTCTTGTGCTGGGGGATCGCGTGTCAGCGGGTGCGCTTGTGGCCATTCTGTTGGGGCTTGCCGCAGTTCTGCTGCTGTCGAAAACACCCGGAGGTGATGGGGCTTGGTGGCGGCATCTGACCAACCGCGCCTCTCAACTTGGGCTTGGTTCGGGTGTGCTGTTTGCATTTTCCGCCGTCAGCTATCGCGGTGCTTCGTTGCAGCTGGGTGAGGTCGATGCGTGGTTTCGGGCCTTGGTCACTCTGGCCGCCGTAGTCACGTTTCAATTTCTCAGCATGGGGCTGTGGCTGTTGTGGCGCGATCGGTCCGAGTTGATCGCAGTCTGGCAAACGCGGTCCACCGGCATCTTTGTCGGGCTGACCAGTCTGGGTGGGTCGTTCTGCTGGTTCTGGGCCTTCACCTTGCAAAACGCTGCATATGTCAAAGCTTTGGGGCAGGTCGAATTGCTCCTCAGCTTGATGGCCTCGACATTGTTCTTCCGTGAAACGATCACCCGGCGAGAGATCGCCGGAATGACTTTACTGGGGCTTTCGATACTGGCTCTGGTGCTGGCAATTTAG
- a CDS encoding DEAD/DEAH box helicase codes for MTKFNELNLNPKVLKAIEEAGYETPTPIQEGAIPPALEGRDVLGIAQTGTGKTASFTLPMITLLARGRARARMPRSLVLCPTRELAAQVAENFDTYTKHLKLTKALLIGGVSFKEQEALIDRGVDVLIATPGRLLDHFERGKLLLTGVQIMVVDEADRMLDMGFIPDIERIFSLTPFTRQTLFFSATMASEIERITDTFLSAPARIEVARQATASETIEQGVVMFKGGRRDREASNKRKVLRALIDAEGDKCTNAIIFCNRKTDVDICAKSLKKYGYNAAAIHGDLDQSQRMKTLDGFRDGSLRLLVASDVAARGLDIPSVSHVFNFDVPGHAEDYVHRIGRTGRAGREGKAITICSGRDEKALDAIEKLIQKDIPRIDNPVKEEAKPEKPKSEKPKPEKRAKDQEGAKDTRKEREPKGRGRGRKADNGPVVVGMGDHLPSFIALSFDERRAG; via the coding sequence ATGACAAAGTTTAACGAACTGAACCTGAACCCAAAGGTCCTCAAAGCCATTGAGGAAGCCGGATACGAAACTCCCACTCCGATCCAGGAAGGTGCGATTCCGCCTGCTCTGGAAGGTCGCGATGTTCTGGGGATTGCGCAGACCGGCACTGGCAAAACCGCCAGCTTTACCCTGCCGATGATCACTCTGCTGGCCCGTGGCCGCGCCCGTGCACGCATGCCGCGTTCGCTGGTTCTGTGCCCGACACGGGAACTCGCCGCGCAGGTGGCTGAGAATTTCGACACCTACACAAAGCACCTGAAACTGACGAAAGCGCTGTTGATCGGCGGCGTCAGCTTTAAGGAGCAAGAGGCGTTGATCGACCGGGGCGTTGACGTTCTGATCGCCACGCCGGGCCGCCTGCTGGACCATTTCGAACGCGGCAAGCTGTTGCTGACCGGTGTTCAGATCATGGTGGTGGACGAAGCCGACCGGATGCTGGACATGGGCTTTATTCCCGATATCGAACGCATCTTCTCGCTGACGCCGTTCACGCGCCAGACCCTGTTCTTCTCGGCCACCATGGCCTCTGAGATTGAGCGGATCACCGACACCTTCCTATCCGCCCCTGCCAGGATTGAGGTTGCCCGTCAGGCCACCGCATCCGAGACCATCGAACAGGGCGTCGTCATGTTCAAAGGCGGTCGCCGCGATCGTGAGGCCAGCAACAAACGCAAAGTTCTGCGTGCGTTGATCGATGCCGAGGGCGACAAGTGCACCAACGCGATCATCTTCTGCAACCGTAAGACAGATGTGGATATCTGCGCGAAATCGCTGAAGAAATACGGCTATAACGCTGCCGCGATCCATGGTGATCTGGACCAGTCGCAGCGCATGAAAACGCTGGACGGGTTCCGCGATGGATCGTTGCGCCTGCTGGTGGCCTCGGACGTCGCCGCGCGGGGTTTGGATATTCCTTCGGTCAGTCACGTGTTCAACTTCGACGTGCCCGGCCATGCCGAGGACTACGTCCACCGCATCGGCCGCACCGGTCGCGCCGGGCGCGAAGGCAAGGCCATCACGATTTGCTCGGGCCGTGATGAGAAAGCTTTGGATGCAATCGAAAAGCTGATCCAGAAAGACATCCCGCGCATCGACAACCCGGTCAAGGAAGAGGCCAAGCCCGAAAAGCCCAAATCTGAGAAACCGAAGCCCGAGAAAAGGGCCAAAGACCAGGAAGGCGCTAAGGACACCCGGAAAGAGCGCGAACCGAAAGGGCGCGGTCGAGGCCGCAAGGCTGATAACGGTCCGGTTGTTGTGGGGATGGGTGATCATCTGCCCAGCTTTATCGCTCTTAGCTTTGATGAGCGTCGTGCTGGCTAA
- a CDS encoding glycosyltransferase family 2 protein — protein sequence MTTWGIVSMVRGSTENVLRFVAHHLELGADFMYIYMDEPNRHTFRALRMHPKVRVRVCDDAFWEKRGRARPEKHQVRQTVHATFAYRNTPLDWLTHIDVDEFLWSPIPIAEVLGNVPPNLNAARVRPMEALAGGDDLYKAHIPQGPNREALVEAIYPTYGAFVLGGFLSHVQGKLFVRTGLKYLNFRIHNLFQNKKLLPCKYELPEVELCHRHAPDWDHWIGHYQFRMDRGSYQAGMAPNVPREQGGLNKNELLNWIEDEQGMEGLRAFFYEMSGADPEVRARLDRHGLLRHRPLDLDAKMAKHFPGSC from the coding sequence ATGACCACCTGGGGTATCGTATCGATGGTTCGGGGTTCGACCGAGAACGTACTGCGCTTTGTGGCGCATCACCTCGAGCTGGGCGCAGACTTCATGTATATCTACATGGACGAACCCAACCGGCACACCTTTCGAGCGCTCAGGATGCACCCCAAAGTGCGCGTGCGGGTTTGCGACGATGCGTTTTGGGAAAAGCGAGGACGTGCAAGGCCGGAAAAGCATCAGGTCCGTCAGACGGTTCACGCGACATTTGCCTATCGCAACACGCCCCTGGATTGGCTGACGCATATCGATGTAGACGAGTTTCTTTGGTCCCCGATCCCGATCGCCGAAGTGCTGGGCAACGTGCCGCCCAACCTCAACGCCGCACGCGTCCGCCCTATGGAAGCCCTGGCTGGCGGTGACGATCTGTACAAGGCACACATCCCCCAGGGCCCCAACCGCGAGGCTCTGGTCGAAGCCATCTACCCGACCTACGGAGCATTTGTTCTGGGCGGTTTTCTCAGCCACGTGCAGGGCAAGCTGTTCGTACGAACCGGTCTGAAGTACCTGAACTTCCGCATACACAACCTGTTTCAGAACAAAAAACTGCTGCCTTGCAAATACGAGCTGCCCGAAGTTGAACTGTGCCACCGACACGCCCCGGATTGGGATCACTGGATCGGGCATTACCAATTCCGCATGGATCGCGGCTCGTATCAGGCAGGCATGGCCCCAAATGTACCGCGCGAGCAAGGCGGGCTGAACAAAAACGAACTGCTCAACTGGATTGAGGACGAACAGGGCATGGAAGGACTGCGCGCTTTTTTCTATGAAATGAGCGGCGCAGACCCCGAAGTGCGCGCTCGACTGGACCGGCACGGCCTGTTGCGGCACCGCCCCCTGGATTTGGATGCAAAAATGGCGAAACACTTCCCCGGAAGCTGCTGA
- a CDS encoding peptide chain release factor 3: protein MLDTSNQPTLPPEIARRRTFAIISHPDAGKTTLTEKFLLYGGAIQMAGQVRAKGEARRTRSDFMQMEKDRGISVSASAMSFDYDNFRFNLVDTPGHSDFSEDTYRTLTAVDAAVMVIDGAKGVESQTQKLFEVCRLRDLPILTFCNKMDRESRDTFEIIDEIQEMLAIDVTPAAWPIGVGRDFIGCYDMLRDRLELMDRADRNKVAESIQINGLDDPKLAEHVPEHLLEKLLEEVEMARELLPALDPQAVLEGHMTPIWFGSAINSFGVKELMEGIGAYGPQPQVQSAEPRQIAPDEKKVAGFVFKVQANMDPKHRDRVAFVRMASGHFKRGMKLTHVRSKKPMAISNPVLFLASDRELAEEAWAGDIIGIPNHGQLRIGDTLTEGEALRVTGIPSFAPELLQGVRAGDPMKAKHLEKALMQFAEEGAAKVFKPSIGSGFIVGVVGALQFEVLASRIEMEYGLPVRFEASQFTSARWVSGDKAEVEKFVNANKQHIAHDHDGDIVYLTRLQWDIDRVVRDYPALNLTATKEMMV from the coding sequence ATGCTTGATACCTCGAACCAACCCACCCTGCCGCCCGAGATCGCCCGCCGCCGGACATTCGCCATCATCTCGCACCCGGATGCGGGCAAGACGACGCTGACGGAAAAGTTCCTGTTGTACGGGGGCGCGATCCAGATGGCCGGTCAGGTGCGCGCCAAGGGCGAGGCACGGCGGACGCGGTCGGACTTTATGCAGATGGAAAAGGATCGGGGCATCTCGGTTTCCGCATCGGCCATGTCGTTCGACTATGACAATTTCCGCTTCAATCTGGTGGACACACCCGGTCACTCGGACTTTTCCGAGGATACCTATCGCACGCTGACTGCGGTGGACGCGGCCGTCATGGTGATCGATGGTGCGAAAGGTGTGGAAAGCCAGACGCAGAAACTGTTCGAGGTTTGCCGTCTACGCGATCTTCCGATCCTGACCTTCTGTAACAAGATGGACCGGGAAAGCCGCGATACGTTCGAGATCATCGACGAAATTCAGGAAATGCTAGCCATCGACGTCACGCCAGCCGCTTGGCCGATTGGCGTGGGCCGTGATTTCATCGGCTGTTACGACATGCTGCGTGACCGGCTGGAACTGATGGACCGCGCTGACCGCAACAAGGTGGCCGAAAGCATCCAGATCAACGGGCTGGACGATCCTAAATTGGCCGAACATGTGCCCGAGCATCTGCTGGAAAAACTGCTGGAAGAGGTCGAGATGGCGCGTGAACTGCTGCCAGCACTTGACCCGCAGGCGGTTTTGGAAGGCCACATGACCCCGATCTGGTTTGGTTCGGCGATCAACTCGTTTGGCGTCAAAGAGCTGATGGAAGGTATCGGTGCTTATGGCCCACAGCCGCAGGTTCAATCGGCGGAACCGCGTCAGATTGCGCCCGACGAAAAGAAAGTCGCAGGCTTTGTCTTCAAGGTGCAGGCCAATATGGACCCCAAGCACCGCGACCGGGTTGCCTTTGTCCGTATGGCTTCAGGTCACTTCAAACGTGGCATGAAGCTGACGCATGTGCGGTCCAAAAAGCCCATGGCGATCTCGAATCCGGTTCTGTTCCTTGCATCCGACCGCGAACTGGCCGAAGAGGCTTGGGCCGGGGACATCATCGGCATCCCGAACCACGGCCAACTGCGCATCGGCGATACGCTGACCGAGGGCGAGGCGCTGCGCGTTACCGGCATTCCTTCGTTTGCGCCGGAACTGCTGCAAGGTGTCCGCGCGGGCGATCCGATGAAAGCTAAACATCTGGAAAAAGCCCTGATGCAATTCGCCGAAGAAGGCGCGGCCAAAGTGTTCAAACCCTCAATCGGGTCGGGCTTTATCGTCGGCGTTGTCGGCGCGCTGCAATTCGAAGTGCTCGCCAGCCGGATTGAGATGGAATACGGCCTGCCCGTTCGGTTCGAGGCGTCGCAATTCACTTCAGCCCGATGGGTCAGCGGTGACAAGGCCGAGGTCGAGAAGTTCGTCAACGCCAACAAGCAGCACATCGCCCATGATCATGACGGTGACATCGTCTATCTGACGCGCCTGCAATGGGACATCGACCGGGTCGTGCGCGACTATCCGGCGCTAAACCTGACCGCGACAAAAGAGATGATGGTGTGA
- a CDS encoding nuclear transport factor 2 family protein, whose protein sequence is MNLKEIADELVAGCREDRAKENLFKLYAPDAVSVEGQDFQGMGRETHGVEAIRGKHEWWESAHEVSGASVSDPFPHGDDRFAVIFEVQGTVKDTGEAFDMREVGVYHVADGKIVREEFFY, encoded by the coding sequence ATGAATTTGAAAGAGATTGCAGATGAACTGGTCGCCGGATGCCGTGAGGACCGTGCCAAGGAAAACCTGTTTAAGCTTTACGCTCCCGATGCTGTTTCGGTCGAAGGGCAGGACTTTCAAGGCATGGGGCGCGAAACCCACGGCGTGGAAGCCATACGTGGCAAGCATGAGTGGTGGGAAAGTGCCCATGAAGTCTCGGGGGCTTCCGTCAGTGACCCGTTTCCCCATGGTGACGACCGTTTTGCCGTGATTTTCGAAGTGCAGGGCACTGTGAAAGATACCGGTGAAGCTTTCGATATGCGCGAAGTGGGTGTCTACCACGTTGCCGATGGCAAGATTGTGCGGGAAGAGTTCTTTTATTGA
- a CDS encoding SDR family oxidoreductase, with protein sequence MDLGIQGKRALVCASSKGLGLGCAEALAEAGVDLVMNARGSDALEAEAARLQNDYGVKVNTVACDVTTAEGQKAVIDAAQGVDILVTNAGGPPPGLWSDWDRDDFIKALDANMLTPIAFMKALLPGMIDKGWGRVVNITSQSVRAPIPALGLSNAARTGLTGYVAGTSRQVAPFGVNVNNLLPGIHATDRADSLDSGVASQQGISMDEARANRAATIPARRYGTRQEFGAACAFLCSQQAGFIIGQNILLDGGAGNMTM encoded by the coding sequence ATGGATCTTGGCATTCAGGGAAAACGTGCGCTGGTGTGTGCCAGTAGCAAAGGGTTGGGATTGGGCTGCGCCGAGGCGTTGGCCGAAGCAGGCGTTGATCTGGTGATGAACGCACGGGGTTCTGACGCTTTGGAGGCTGAGGCTGCGCGTCTGCAGAATGACTACGGCGTCAAGGTGAACACCGTTGCCTGTGATGTCACCACAGCCGAAGGGCAAAAGGCCGTGATTGATGCGGCGCAGGGCGTTGATATTCTTGTGACAAATGCAGGTGGCCCCCCTCCGGGTTTGTGGTCGGACTGGGATCGTGACGACTTCATTAAGGCGTTGGATGCCAACATGCTGACGCCAATTGCGTTTATGAAAGCACTGTTGCCCGGAATGATCGACAAAGGATGGGGGCGTGTCGTCAACATCACGTCGCAATCGGTGCGTGCTCCGATCCCGGCCTTGGGGTTGTCGAACGCGGCGCGCACGGGTCTGACCGGATATGTGGCCGGCACGTCGCGTCAGGTTGCGCCCTTTGGGGTCAATGTCAACAACCTGCTGCCGGGAATTCATGCCACCGACCGGGCGGATTCACTGGACAGCGGTGTCGCATCGCAACAAGGCATTTCGATGGATGAGGCGCGTGCAAACCGAGCAGCCACGATCCCTGCACGCCGCTACGGCACGCGGCAGGAATTTGGTGCCGCTTGCGCGTTTCTTTGTTCGCAACAGGCAGGTTTCATAATCGGGCAGAACATTCTGCTGGACGGTGGCGCCGGAAACATGACGATGTAA
- a CDS encoding methyltransferase domain-containing protein, whose product MKHESVQNYYGEVLQSSADLQTNACCTPDDMPDHVKKILSKIHDDVLTRYYGCGLIAPLDLEGMSILDLGCGAGRDVYALSAMVGETGRVVGVDMTPEQLEVARAHQDYHAQAFGHAKSNVEFHHGYIEKLDELDLEPGSFDIIVSNCVINLATDKDAVLRGAHRLLKEGGEMYFSDVYADRRIPQAMAEDEVLYGECLSGALYWNDFLSMARKAGFGDPRRETHRPLTIENPALEARVAPLKFLSATYRLFKLPALEPACEDYGQAVIYKGTVPNAPHEFVLDDHHIIETGKVFPVCGNTWMMLQDTRFARHFDFIGDFSTHYGIFEGCGGESPFEAVGETASSGGGCC is encoded by the coding sequence ATGAAGCATGAATCGGTGCAGAATTACTATGGTGAAGTCCTGCAGAGCAGCGCGGATTTGCAGACCAACGCGTGCTGTACGCCCGATGACATGCCGGATCACGTGAAAAAGATCCTGTCGAAAATCCATGACGACGTGCTGACCCGGTACTACGGCTGTGGTTTGATCGCGCCTCTGGATCTTGAGGGCATGTCGATCCTCGATCTGGGCTGCGGCGCGGGGCGTGACGTCTATGCTTTGTCAGCCATGGTGGGCGAAACGGGCCGGGTGGTTGGTGTCGACATGACGCCCGAGCAGTTGGAGGTTGCCCGTGCGCATCAGGACTATCACGCCCAAGCCTTTGGGCACGCCAAAAGCAACGTTGAATTCCATCACGGCTATATCGAAAAGCTGGATGAGCTGGACTTGGAGCCCGGATCCTTCGACATCATCGTGTCGAACTGCGTCATCAACCTGGCCACCGACAAAGATGCAGTTCTGCGCGGCGCGCATCGGCTGCTGAAAGAAGGCGGCGAGATGTATTTCTCGGACGTTTACGCAGACCGCCGTATCCCGCAGGCGATGGCCGAGGATGAAGTGCTGTATGGCGAATGCCTGTCGGGTGCATTGTACTGGAATGACTTCCTGTCGATGGCCCGTAAGGCCGGTTTTGGTGATCCAAGACGCGAGACTCACCGTCCGTTGACTATCGAAAATCCCGCGCTCGAAGCACGTGTGGCACCGCTTAAGTTCCTGTCGGCGACGTATCGATTGTTCAAACTGCCCGCACTGGAACCGGCTTGCGAAGATTACGGCCAGGCGGTGATCTATAAGGGCACTGTGCCCAACGCCCCGCATGAGTTTGTTCTGGACGATCATCACATCATCGAAACCGGCAAGGTCTTTCCGGTCTGCGGCAACACATGGATGATGCTGCAGGACACGCGGTTCGCGCGGCACTTTGACTTTATCGGTGACTTCTCGACCCATTACGGCATCTTCGAAGGCTGCGGCGGTGAAAGCCCGTTTGAGGCCGTGGGTGAAACCGCATCCTCGGGCGGCGGCTGCTGCTGA
- a CDS encoding ABC transporter ATP-binding protein, producing the protein MELIGKGNWGPSVSGNATPPRLEIRNIIRRFEGRVVVDDVSLTVQAGKVTCLLGPSGCGKSTTLRMIAGVEMQDSGEIYVDGKLICDTVFRVPPERREIGLMFQDFALFPHLSVANNVAFGLKGSKDEKRARVEELLRKVDLMRFIDGFPHQLSGGEQQRVALARALAPRPRIMLMDEPFSGLDNRLRDGIRDETLSILKEEDAAVLLVTHEPEEAMRMADEIALMRRGKVVQQGAPYNVYTRPADKAAVAFFSDVNVLRAQVNGALADTPFGQFLAPGIPDGTDVEIVFRPQHVKLDFDRNGKGPSPTPSAGVAARGVVERARFLGNESLVEFRMDYDGSILKATVPNVFVPGPGRVMWLTIRRDRCFVFPESKT; encoded by the coding sequence ATGGAATTGATCGGGAAAGGCAATTGGGGTCCATCGGTGTCAGGTAACGCAACTCCTCCACGTCTGGAAATTCGCAACATTATCCGCCGCTTCGAGGGGCGGGTTGTGGTGGATGACGTGTCACTGACCGTTCAGGCGGGCAAGGTGACGTGTTTGTTGGGGCCGTCGGGCTGCGGCAAATCCACGACGCTGCGCATGATCGCCGGGGTCGAGATGCAGGACTCGGGCGAGATATACGTAGATGGCAAGCTGATTTGCGACACTGTCTTCCGGGTTCCCCCGGAACGGCGAGAGATTGGCCTGATGTTTCAGGATTTCGCGCTGTTTCCACATCTGAGCGTGGCCAACAATGTCGCTTTTGGCCTGAAAGGCAGCAAGGATGAAAAACGCGCCCGGGTTGAAGAACTGCTTCGCAAAGTAGATCTGATGCGCTTCATCGACGGGTTTCCGCATCAGTTGTCTGGGGGTGAGCAGCAGCGTGTGGCGCTAGCCCGCGCCTTGGCACCGCGCCCTCGGATCATGTTGATGGATGAGCCGTTTTCTGGTCTCGACAACCGTCTGCGTGATGGCATTCGGGACGAAACGCTGTCCATCCTCAAGGAAGAGGACGCCGCCGTTTTGCTGGTCACGCACGAGCCGGAAGAGGCGATGCGCATGGCGGATGAGATCGCGCTGATGCGGCGTGGTAAGGTGGTGCAGCAAGGCGCGCCCTATAACGTTTACACTCGACCAGCAGATAAAGCTGCCGTGGCTTTTTTCAGTGATGTCAACGTGTTGCGGGCGCAAGTCAATGGGGCGTTGGCTGATACGCCGTTTGGTCAGTTTCTTGCGCCAGGTATCCCGGATGGAACAGATGTCGAAATTGTATTCCGCCCGCAGCACGTCAAGCTGGACTTTGACCGCAACGGTAAGGGGCCTTCGCCTACGCCCTCGGCTGGTGTGGCTGCGCGGGGCGTGGTCGAGCGTGCGCGCTTTCTTGGAAACGAAAGCCTTGTAGAGTTTCGCATGGATTATGATGGCTCGATCCTCAAGGCGACGGTTCCAAATGTCTTTGTGCCGGGTCCGGGTCGCGTCATGTGGCTGACCATTCGCCGGGACAGGTGTTTTGTATTCCCCGAGAGCAAAACCTGA